The Methanoculleus caldifontis genome includes the window TAGCGTTGGTCGGTCTCATACTGTTGATGATCACCGGCGTGGAGATGGGAAGACACGCCGGATCCACGACCGGAGCATCTCCGGAGACAGAGTGAGGCCAGAAGAAGGCTCAACCGTGGGATGGGAGCAGGAGTGCGAGCAGCAGAGTACCCGGTGGGGCATGTTCCGCGGGAGTCCGCTCGATGATCGTCGAACCTGCCGTATTTGTCGTTGTTTTTGCAGGACTTCTCTTCGCCTTCAGCCTGCTCTCCCGCCGGATATCGGGGACCGTGCTGACGGCCCAGATCTTCTTTGTCGCCATCGGGATTCTGCTCGGCCCGGCCGGTATCGATCTGCTTGGTATTCCCGCGACGAGCAGTTTTGTCCTCCTTTTGGCCGAGGTGGCGCTGGTCATCACCCTGTTCACCGATGCCGCCCGGATCGATATCCGCTCGCTCGGCGAGAACCGGCAGCTCCCCGGCCGTCTGCTCCTCTTCGGACTCCCCCTCACCATCGGTGCAGGAGTCGCTCTTGCGGCTCTCCTCTTCACGGATCTGACCCTTGCCGAAGCGGGTCTCATCGGCGCGATCCTGGCGCCGACCGACGCCGGACTCGGCCAGGCGATCGTGAATAATCCAGGGGTTCCGGTCCGGGTCCGGCAGGCCCTGAACGTCGAGAGCGGGCTGAACGACGGCGGTGCCATCCCCTTCTTCTTCCTCTTTCTCGCCCTGACGGAGGCCGAAGCGGAGGTGGCCCCGCTCTCTCTCCTGCTCTCTCTGGTCGTCGAACAGATCGGGCTCGGGGTGATCGTCGGCCTCGCCATCGGATTCGCAGGCGGGTGGCTGGGGAGATGGTCCTTATCCCGCGGGTGGATATCCGGAATCTACTGGCGGATAGACATTCTGGCACTTGCTATCATCGCCTGGCTCGTGGCCGATGCCGTAGGGGGAAGCGGCTTTATCGCTGCTTTCATCGGAGGCCTTGCTACGGCTGCGGCGTTCAAACGGGTCCGGGAAGAAGAGGTCAGTTTCGCGGAGGCCGAAGCGGATATCCTGAATCTTGCGGTATTCTTCATCTTCGGTCTCATTGCGGGAGGGCTGATCGGGAGTATCGACTGGACCGTCATCCTCTACGCGGTGCTGAGCCTGACCGTCATCCGCATGGTTCCCGTGGCGATCTCGCTTATCGGGGCACACCTGGGGCGCGATTCCGTCCTTTTCCTGGGGTGGTTCGGCCCGCGGGGACTCGCCTCGATCGTCCTTCTGCTCATCGCCGTCGATGAAGCGGGCGGCATTGCCGGCATGCAGACGATAAGCCTGATCGTGATCACGACCGTCCTGGCCAGTGTCTTTGCCCACGGGATTACCGCAAACCCGGCGATCCGCTGGTATGCCCGGCGCCTGGCAGCACTGCACCCGGACGCACCGGAACGGAAAGGAGGAGAGGAACTGCCCACACGAGGCGGCATGTCCACGACCGGCCGTGCATCGGATGGCTATAGGGGGAGGAATCCGCCGTTGTAGCCATCCAGGTGCCAGGAGGAGAGATCGGGGCGGATGATCCCTCCTTCCTGCGACCCGTTCGAAAAAGATCCGCCCCCGGCCGTACTCTCCCCGTGAGGGCGGGAGCGGGGGTGTTAATCCCGCATGATCCAGGCGGCCACCTCCTTCTCGTGGTCGACATAATGCTCGCCGCTGACATCGATCACCACCCGGTCGATGGTCCCGCCCGTAAAGGCGAAGGGTGCGGAGTAGTCCGGCGATACCGGCGATCCGCTATCCCGGCCAACGCAGAGACCGTCGCCGGTGAGAGTGAAGAATCCGGGCTGGGTCCTGATCCGTCCCTCT containing:
- a CDS encoding cation:proton antiporter, which produces MIVEPAVFVVVFAGLLFAFSLLSRRISGTVLTAQIFFVAIGILLGPAGIDLLGIPATSSFVLLLAEVALVITLFTDAARIDIRSLGENRQLPGRLLLFGLPLTIGAGVALAALLFTDLTLAEAGLIGAILAPTDAGLGQAIVNNPGVPVRVRQALNVESGLNDGGAIPFFFLFLALTEAEAEVAPLSLLLSLVVEQIGLGVIVGLAIGFAGGWLGRWSLSRGWISGIYWRIDILALAIIAWLVADAVGGSGFIAAFIGGLATAAAFKRVREEEVSFAEAEADILNLAVFFIFGLIAGGLIGSIDWTVILYAVLSLTVIRMVPVAISLIGAHLGRDSVLFLGWFGPRGLASIVLLLIAVDEAGGIAGMQTISLIVITTVLASVFAHGITANPAIRWYARRLAALHPDAPERKGGEELPTRGGMSTTGRASDGYRGRNPPL